The Tenebrio molitor chromosome 5, icTenMoli1.1, whole genome shotgun sequence genome segment GGACGAGGTGGTCAGAGGAAGTATCATTCTGGAAAAGGGGAAATTGATGTGGCCCCCGCCGACACCCGTCGGTCCTCCGGCGCCTCCCCCTGTTGCAAAAGCCGCACCCGTCCAGGTGGCCAAAGAGGAAGAAAATCCCCTGATGGCGAATCTTAAAGATTCGTTAATGTGTACTGctggtaattaattttttgtaaggAGTGGAACGGCGTTTGACGCTTGATTTCAGGTATTGGATCGATATTGGGACTTGGGGTCTTGTCGCCCAATCCAGCATTTACTTCCATGTTAACCACGTTCGGTTTATCGGGCATTGTCGGATATCATACAGTATGGGGAGTAACTCCTGCTTTACATTCTCCTCTTATGTCCGTAACTAATGCTATTTCAGGTATTACAGCAGTTGGGGGCTTGCTTCTCATGGGAGGCGGGTATTACCCCACTAACTCCATAGAGGTATGACATATCTCTTTGTAGTGGCGCCCTCTAgcgtattttcttttattgcaGGCTTTAGCTGCGACAGCGGCGTTTGTCTCGTTTATTAACGTTTTCGGCGGATTTGTTGTCACCAAACGAATGTTGGACATGTTCAAAAGGTaccaaaacaaaatatgatttcttttattttgcaaCATGACGCATTGTAGGCCTGAAGATCCGCCGGAGTACAACGGCCTGTACGCCATACCTGCAGCAGCTTTTCTCGGCGCTTACGCCTGGGCTGCGCTCGAAAGCTTGCCAGAAATCCACCAGGCGGCGTATCTGGCGTCGTCGTTGTGTTGCGTGGGCGCGTTGGCGGGGCTCAGTTCCCAGAAGACTTCCAGACTGGGCAACAACGTCGGAATGGTAGTTTTGTTTTGGTGGCACTTGTTCATTTCTAACGTTCCAATTGACAGATCGGAGTTGCCGGCGGTATCGCCGCCACTTTGGGACACATGGCCCCCGACGCGGAAATCTTAGCGCAGATGGCCGCCTGCTTGATCGGCGGCGGCGGCCTCGGTACTCTGATCGCCAAAAAGATTCAAATCACAGACTTGCCCCAACTGGTGGCTGGATTCCACAGTTTGGTGGGGTTGGCGGCGGTGCTTACCTGCACGGCGACCTTCATCCACGATTTTCCCACTTTCGCGACCGACCCCGCCGCCAACGTCGTCAAAACCGCTCTCTTCTTGGGCACGTACATCGGTGGCGTCACCTTCAGGTAGAACGGTCGACTAATCTTAAGACGAAAAATTCACCGAATGTTTACAGCGGGTCTCTGATCGCGTACGGCAAGCTGCAAGGAATCCTCAAGTCCAATCCTCTGCTGTTACCCGGACGACACGCCCTCAACAGTGCTCTCATGATGGGTAGCATCGGGTCGGGCGCCTACCTGTTCTACGACCCCACCATGATGGGTGGATTGGGCGCTTTGGGCACGACCGCCGCTCTGTCCACGGCCATGGGTGTGACTCTGACGTCTGCGATAGGTGGCGCTGACATGCCCGTCGTGATCACGGTTTTGAACAGCTACTCCGGGTGGGCTCTCTGCGCCGAAGGTTTCATGTTGAACAACAACCTCATGACGATCGTGGGAGCTCTGATCGGGTCGTCCGGCGCCATCCTCTCGTACATCATGTGCAAGGCCATGAACAGGTCCCTCCCCAACGTGATCCTGGGGGGTTACGGCACCTCCAGCACCGGTTCGGGCAAACCGATGGAGATCACCGGGACCCACACGGAAATCAACATCGACCACGCCGTCGAGGCCATCAGCAACGCCCGCAACATCATCATCGTCCCGGGGTACGGCCTGTGCGTGGCCAAGGCGCAGTACCCCATCGCCGAAATGGTCAACGTCCTCAAGAGCCAAGGCAAGAACGTCAGGTTCGCCATACATCCGGTCGCCGGTGAGTACGCAACGATCTCCCCAAGTCCTCCCACAAGTGCTGTTGTTTAGGTCGCATGCCGGGACAACTGAACGTTCTGCTGGCCGAAGCCGGCGTCCCCTACGACGACGTCTTGGAGATGGAAGAAATCAACGACGACTTCCCCGAGACCGATCTGGTGCTCGTGATCGGGGCCAACGACACAGTCAACAGCGCCGCCGTCGACGACCCCAACTCGCCGATCGCGGGAATGCCGGTGTTGAACGTGTGGAAGTCGGATCACGTGATCGTGATGAAAAGGTCGCTGGGAGTGGGTTACGCGGCCGTCGACAATCCGGTCTTCTACAAGGCCAACACGTCGATGTTGCTCGGTGACGCCAAGAAAACGTGCGAACAACTCCTGAATAAAGTAATCAACGCAACTAATTGAATTTATCGAAGAGTGCCTGATCGTGCGCGTGGAACTCAGGAAAAATGTGCAACtccaaattattaatttaacacAGTTTCGGCGACGCTTGACGAGTGTGTCTTTTCTAATTCTTTTTACAAACTAGGTTAAGTAACTCAAGtcttactttatttttaaaaacctaAATTACAATGTTGTGTAATGTCAcgatttcatttgtttttgttcgtaaTTCTGAAATGTGTACATATTAAAGC includes the following:
- the LOC138131444 gene encoding NAD(P) transhydrogenase, mitochondrial-like, which encodes MARGILRVYCTRRNLLNHVDKQIVRTSQFHTQCPKYRKCILERRFSSQPVQSEAVEGTPYSKLSIGIPKELWQNEKRVALTPAVTQALIKKGFTVNVEENAGVGAKFRNDDYAQVGGAIVDSKRAFESDIILKVRQPLDNEVDKFRENSTLISFLYPAQNKGLVEKLAETKINAFAMDCIPRISRAQVFDALSSMANVSGYRAVVEAANHFPRFFSGQITAAGKVPPAKILVVGGGVAGLAAIGQAKSMGAIVRAFDTRSVVKEQVESMGAEFLTINIEEEGGTSGGYSKEMSKEFIEAEHALFAKQCKDVDVIITTALIPGKKAPVLILKEHVLSMKPGSVIVDLAAETGGNVETTKPGEVYTLNDITHVGLTDLSSRLPTQSSTLYANNVSKFLLSIGAQDHFFINLADEVVRGSIILEKGKLMWPPPTPVGPPAPPPVAKAAPVQVAKEEENPLMANLKDSLMCTAGIGSILGLGVLSPNPAFTSMLTTFGLSGIVGYHTVWGVTPALHSPLMSVTNAISGITAVGGLLLMGGGYYPTNSIEALAATAAFVSFINVFGGFVVTKRMLDMFKRPEDPPEYNGLYAIPAAAFLGAYAWAALESLPEIHQAAYLASSLCCVGALAGLSSQKTSRLGNNVGMIGVAGGIAATLGHMAPDAEILAQMAACLIGGGGLGTLIAKKIQITDLPQLVAGFHSLVGLAAVLTCTATFIHDFPTFATDPAANVVKTALFLGTYIGGVTFSGSLIAYGKLQGILKSNPLLLPGRHALNSALMMGSIGSGAYLFYDPTMMGGLGALGTTAALSTAMGVTLTSAIGGADMPVVITVLNSYSGWALCAEGFMLNNNLMTIVGALIGSSGAILSYIMCKAMNRSLPNVILGGYGTSSTGSGKPMEITGTHTEINIDHAVEAISNARNIIIVPGYGLCVAKAQYPIAEMVNVLKSQGKNVRFAIHPVAGRMPGQLNVLLAEAGVPYDDVLEMEEINDDFPETDLVLVIGANDTVNSAAVDDPNSPIAGMPVLNVWKSDHVIVMKRSLGVGYAAVDNPVFYKANTSMLLGDAKKTCEQLLNKVINATN